One genomic window of Elaeis guineensis isolate ETL-2024a chromosome 2, EG11, whole genome shotgun sequence includes the following:
- the LOC105034203 gene encoding oligopeptide transporter 3 isoform X2: MASKEDARPQAQPPEERCPVEEVALVVPETDDPSLPIAALPLGQFMASVLPNKEVRLPGNWSFNLNPGPFNIKEHVIITIFANCGVSIGGGDAYSIGAITVMKAYYKQSLSFLCALIIVLTTQILGYGWAGMLRRYLVEPVEMWWPSNLAQVSLFRALHEKDSRSKGLTRMQFFLVFLVASFAYYTLPGYLFPILTFFSWVCWVWPHSITAQQIGSGYHGLGVGAFTLDWAGISAYHGSPLVTPWFSILNTAAGFIMFIYIIMPLCYWKFNTFDARKFPIFSNQLFTSTGQKYDTTKILTPDYDLNIAAYESYGKLYLSPLFAISIGSGFARFTATIVHVLLFHGSDIWKQSKSAMNSMNLDIHAKLMKNYKQVPQWWFLILLAGSIILSLVMSFVWKEEVQLPWWGMIFAFGLAWLVTLPIGVIQATTNQQPGYDIIAQFMIGYVLPGKPIANLLFKIYGRISTIHALSFLSDLKLGHYMKIPPRCMYTAQLVGTVVAGIMNLAVAWWMLESIENICDVEALHPDSPWTCPKYRVTFDASVIWGLIGPGRLFGHGGLYRNLVWLFLIGAFLPVPVWVLSKIFPEKKWIPLINIPVISYGFAGMPPATPTNIASWLITGTIFNYFVFRYRKGWWQKYNYVLSAALDAGTAFMGVLLFFALQNENRNLSWWGTELDHCPLASCPTEPGISVKGCPVF, encoded by the exons ATGGCCTCCAAGGAAGACGCACGACCCCAAGCTCAGCCGCCGGAGGAGCGGTGCCCGGTGGAGGAGGTGGCGTTGGTGGTGCCGGAGACCGACGACCCCTCCCTTCCG ATCGCCGCTCTGCCCCTCGGGCAGTTCATGGCGTCGGTGCTTCCCAACAAGGAGGTCAGGCTGCCCGGGAACTGGAGCTTCAATCTCAACCCCGGGCCCTTTAACATCAAGGAGCATGTCATCATCACCATCTTCGCCAATTGTGGGGTGTCCATCGGCGGCGGTGACGCCTACTCCATCGGCGCCATCACTGTTATGAAGGCCTATTACAAGCAGAGCTTGAGCTTCCTCTGTGCTCTCATCATTGTGCTCACAACACAG ATACTGGGTTATGGATGGGCTGGGATGCTTAGGAGGTACCTGGTGGAGCCTGTTGAGATGTGGTGGCCTTCTAACCTTGCTCAAGTTTCTCTCTTCAG AGCTTTACATGAAAAGGACTCGAGATCGAAAGGACTAACGAGGATGCAGTTCTTCCTTGTATTCCTTGTTGCAAGCTTCGCCTATTATACCTTGCCTGGCTATCTCTTCCCCATCTTAACATTCTTCTCATGGGTCTGTTGGGTGTGGCCTCATAGTATCACTGCTCAGCAGATTGGATCAGGTTATCACGGCCTTGGAGTTGGTGCCTTCACACTTGACTGGGCTGGTATCTCTGCTTACCATGGCAGCCCCCTGGTCACTCCATGGTTCTCAATTCTCAACACAGCTGCCGGTTTCATCATGTTCATCTACATTATCATGCCTTTGTGTTATTGGAAATTTAACACCTTCGATGCCCGGAAGTTTCCCATATTTTCAAATCAACTCTTCACTTCTACAGGGCAGAAATATGATACTACCAAGATATTGACACCTGATTACGATCTCAATATAGCTGCATATGAAAGTTATGGAAAACTCTACCTCAGTCCTCTCTTTGCAATCTCCATTGGATCAGGATTTGCCAGATTTACAGCAACTATTGTGCATGTTCTTCTGTTTCATGGCAG CGATATATGGAAGCAGAGCAAATCAGCAATGAACTCGATGAATCTAGACATCCATGCTAAGCTGATGAAGAACTACAAACAAGTTCCTCAGTGGTGGTTTCTCATTCTACTAGCAGGAAGCATCATTCTGTCACTCGTAATGTCATTTGTGTGGAAAGAGGAAGTGCAACTTCCTTGGTGGGGCATGATATTTGCTTTCGGATTGGCCTGGCTTGTTACTCTTCCTATTGGAGTCATTCAAGCAACCACGAATCAG CAACCTGGATACGATATTATAGCACAATTCATGATTGGATACGTGCTTCCTGGAAAGCCCATTGCTAACCTGCTTTTCAAGATATATGGGCGAATAAGCACTATCCATGccctttccttcctctctgaCCTCAAACTTGGACATTACATGAAGATTCCACCAAGGTGCATGTACACTGCTCAG CTTGTGGGAACTGTGGTTgctggaatcatgaaccttgcggTGGCATGGTGGATGCTAGAAAGCATCGAGAACATTTGTGATGTCGAAGCACTGCACCCTGATAGCCCATGGACTTGCCCGAAATACCGAGTGACATTTGATGCTTCAGTAATATGGGGCCTCATCGGGCCCGGCCGCCTCTTCGGGCATGGTGGTTTATATCGGAATTTAGTGTGGTTGTTCCTCATTGGAGCATTCTTGCCCGTCCCTGTGTGGGTACTAAGCAAGATATTCCCAGAGAAGAAGTGGATTCCTCTGATCAATATACCAGTCATCTCTTATGGTTTTGCTGGAATGCCTCCGGCGACCCCAACAAACATAGCAAGCTGGCTTATCACTGGAACCATATTCAACTACTTTGTTTTCCGGTACAGGAAGGGGTGGTGGCAGAAGTACAACTATGTACTGTCAGCAGCATTGGATGCGGGTACAGCATTCATGGGGGTGCTTCTGTTCTTTGCTCTCCAGAACGAGAACAGGAATTTGAGTTGGTGGGGCACAGAGCTTGACCACTGCCCACTGGCTTCATGCCCCACTGAGCCAGGAATTTCAGTTAAGGGATGTCCAGTCTTCTAG
- the LOC105034203 gene encoding oligopeptide transporter 3 isoform X1 has translation MASKEDARPQAQPPEERCPVEEVALVVPETDDPSLPVMTFRAWFLGLASCIILIFLNTFFTYRTQPLTISAILMQIAALPLGQFMASVLPNKEVRLPGNWSFNLNPGPFNIKEHVIITIFANCGVSIGGGDAYSIGAITVMKAYYKQSLSFLCALIIVLTTQILGYGWAGMLRRYLVEPVEMWWPSNLAQVSLFRALHEKDSRSKGLTRMQFFLVFLVASFAYYTLPGYLFPILTFFSWVCWVWPHSITAQQIGSGYHGLGVGAFTLDWAGISAYHGSPLVTPWFSILNTAAGFIMFIYIIMPLCYWKFNTFDARKFPIFSNQLFTSTGQKYDTTKILTPDYDLNIAAYESYGKLYLSPLFAISIGSGFARFTATIVHVLLFHGSDIWKQSKSAMNSMNLDIHAKLMKNYKQVPQWWFLILLAGSIILSLVMSFVWKEEVQLPWWGMIFAFGLAWLVTLPIGVIQATTNQQPGYDIIAQFMIGYVLPGKPIANLLFKIYGRISTIHALSFLSDLKLGHYMKIPPRCMYTAQLVGTVVAGIMNLAVAWWMLESIENICDVEALHPDSPWTCPKYRVTFDASVIWGLIGPGRLFGHGGLYRNLVWLFLIGAFLPVPVWVLSKIFPEKKWIPLINIPVISYGFAGMPPATPTNIASWLITGTIFNYFVFRYRKGWWQKYNYVLSAALDAGTAFMGVLLFFALQNENRNLSWWGTELDHCPLASCPTEPGISVKGCPVF, from the exons ATGGCCTCCAAGGAAGACGCACGACCCCAAGCTCAGCCGCCGGAGGAGCGGTGCCCGGTGGAGGAGGTGGCGTTGGTGGTGCCGGAGACCGACGACCCCTCCCTTCCGGTGATGACATTCCGGGCCTGGTTCCTGGGCCTCGCCTCCTGCATCATCCTCATCTTCCTCAACACCTTCTTCACCTACCGGACGCAGCCGCTCACCATCTCGGCCATTCTGATGCAGATCGCCGCTCTGCCCCTCGGGCAGTTCATGGCGTCGGTGCTTCCCAACAAGGAGGTCAGGCTGCCCGGGAACTGGAGCTTCAATCTCAACCCCGGGCCCTTTAACATCAAGGAGCATGTCATCATCACCATCTTCGCCAATTGTGGGGTGTCCATCGGCGGCGGTGACGCCTACTCCATCGGCGCCATCACTGTTATGAAGGCCTATTACAAGCAGAGCTTGAGCTTCCTCTGTGCTCTCATCATTGTGCTCACAACACAG ATACTGGGTTATGGATGGGCTGGGATGCTTAGGAGGTACCTGGTGGAGCCTGTTGAGATGTGGTGGCCTTCTAACCTTGCTCAAGTTTCTCTCTTCAG AGCTTTACATGAAAAGGACTCGAGATCGAAAGGACTAACGAGGATGCAGTTCTTCCTTGTATTCCTTGTTGCAAGCTTCGCCTATTATACCTTGCCTGGCTATCTCTTCCCCATCTTAACATTCTTCTCATGGGTCTGTTGGGTGTGGCCTCATAGTATCACTGCTCAGCAGATTGGATCAGGTTATCACGGCCTTGGAGTTGGTGCCTTCACACTTGACTGGGCTGGTATCTCTGCTTACCATGGCAGCCCCCTGGTCACTCCATGGTTCTCAATTCTCAACACAGCTGCCGGTTTCATCATGTTCATCTACATTATCATGCCTTTGTGTTATTGGAAATTTAACACCTTCGATGCCCGGAAGTTTCCCATATTTTCAAATCAACTCTTCACTTCTACAGGGCAGAAATATGATACTACCAAGATATTGACACCTGATTACGATCTCAATATAGCTGCATATGAAAGTTATGGAAAACTCTACCTCAGTCCTCTCTTTGCAATCTCCATTGGATCAGGATTTGCCAGATTTACAGCAACTATTGTGCATGTTCTTCTGTTTCATGGCAG CGATATATGGAAGCAGAGCAAATCAGCAATGAACTCGATGAATCTAGACATCCATGCTAAGCTGATGAAGAACTACAAACAAGTTCCTCAGTGGTGGTTTCTCATTCTACTAGCAGGAAGCATCATTCTGTCACTCGTAATGTCATTTGTGTGGAAAGAGGAAGTGCAACTTCCTTGGTGGGGCATGATATTTGCTTTCGGATTGGCCTGGCTTGTTACTCTTCCTATTGGAGTCATTCAAGCAACCACGAATCAG CAACCTGGATACGATATTATAGCACAATTCATGATTGGATACGTGCTTCCTGGAAAGCCCATTGCTAACCTGCTTTTCAAGATATATGGGCGAATAAGCACTATCCATGccctttccttcctctctgaCCTCAAACTTGGACATTACATGAAGATTCCACCAAGGTGCATGTACACTGCTCAG CTTGTGGGAACTGTGGTTgctggaatcatgaaccttgcggTGGCATGGTGGATGCTAGAAAGCATCGAGAACATTTGTGATGTCGAAGCACTGCACCCTGATAGCCCATGGACTTGCCCGAAATACCGAGTGACATTTGATGCTTCAGTAATATGGGGCCTCATCGGGCCCGGCCGCCTCTTCGGGCATGGTGGTTTATATCGGAATTTAGTGTGGTTGTTCCTCATTGGAGCATTCTTGCCCGTCCCTGTGTGGGTACTAAGCAAGATATTCCCAGAGAAGAAGTGGATTCCTCTGATCAATATACCAGTCATCTCTTATGGTTTTGCTGGAATGCCTCCGGCGACCCCAACAAACATAGCAAGCTGGCTTATCACTGGAACCATATTCAACTACTTTGTTTTCCGGTACAGGAAGGGGTGGTGGCAGAAGTACAACTATGTACTGTCAGCAGCATTGGATGCGGGTACAGCATTCATGGGGGTGCTTCTGTTCTTTGCTCTCCAGAACGAGAACAGGAATTTGAGTTGGTGGGGCACAGAGCTTGACCACTGCCCACTGGCTTCATGCCCCACTGAGCCAGGAATTTCAGTTAAGGGATGTCCAGTCTTCTAG
- the LOC105034203 gene encoding oligopeptide transporter 3 isoform X3, protein MFISLPEGRVRQPISSRVVDRPMSFSLAVQSQILGYGWAGMLRRYLVEPVEMWWPSNLAQVSLFRALHEKDSRSKGLTRMQFFLVFLVASFAYYTLPGYLFPILTFFSWVCWVWPHSITAQQIGSGYHGLGVGAFTLDWAGISAYHGSPLVTPWFSILNTAAGFIMFIYIIMPLCYWKFNTFDARKFPIFSNQLFTSTGQKYDTTKILTPDYDLNIAAYESYGKLYLSPLFAISIGSGFARFTATIVHVLLFHGSDIWKQSKSAMNSMNLDIHAKLMKNYKQVPQWWFLILLAGSIILSLVMSFVWKEEVQLPWWGMIFAFGLAWLVTLPIGVIQATTNQQPGYDIIAQFMIGYVLPGKPIANLLFKIYGRISTIHALSFLSDLKLGHYMKIPPRCMYTAQLVGTVVAGIMNLAVAWWMLESIENICDVEALHPDSPWTCPKYRVTFDASVIWGLIGPGRLFGHGGLYRNLVWLFLIGAFLPVPVWVLSKIFPEKKWIPLINIPVISYGFAGMPPATPTNIASWLITGTIFNYFVFRYRKGWWQKYNYVLSAALDAGTAFMGVLLFFALQNENRNLSWWGTELDHCPLASCPTEPGISVKGCPVF, encoded by the exons ATGTTTATTTCACTG CCTGAAGGGAGAGTTCGTCAACCAATCTCAAGTAGGGTTGTGGATCGCCCAATGTCCTTCTCTCTTGCTGTCCAATCTCAG ATACTGGGTTATGGATGGGCTGGGATGCTTAGGAGGTACCTGGTGGAGCCTGTTGAGATGTGGTGGCCTTCTAACCTTGCTCAAGTTTCTCTCTTCAG AGCTTTACATGAAAAGGACTCGAGATCGAAAGGACTAACGAGGATGCAGTTCTTCCTTGTATTCCTTGTTGCAAGCTTCGCCTATTATACCTTGCCTGGCTATCTCTTCCCCATCTTAACATTCTTCTCATGGGTCTGTTGGGTGTGGCCTCATAGTATCACTGCTCAGCAGATTGGATCAGGTTATCACGGCCTTGGAGTTGGTGCCTTCACACTTGACTGGGCTGGTATCTCTGCTTACCATGGCAGCCCCCTGGTCACTCCATGGTTCTCAATTCTCAACACAGCTGCCGGTTTCATCATGTTCATCTACATTATCATGCCTTTGTGTTATTGGAAATTTAACACCTTCGATGCCCGGAAGTTTCCCATATTTTCAAATCAACTCTTCACTTCTACAGGGCAGAAATATGATACTACCAAGATATTGACACCTGATTACGATCTCAATATAGCTGCATATGAAAGTTATGGAAAACTCTACCTCAGTCCTCTCTTTGCAATCTCCATTGGATCAGGATTTGCCAGATTTACAGCAACTATTGTGCATGTTCTTCTGTTTCATGGCAG CGATATATGGAAGCAGAGCAAATCAGCAATGAACTCGATGAATCTAGACATCCATGCTAAGCTGATGAAGAACTACAAACAAGTTCCTCAGTGGTGGTTTCTCATTCTACTAGCAGGAAGCATCATTCTGTCACTCGTAATGTCATTTGTGTGGAAAGAGGAAGTGCAACTTCCTTGGTGGGGCATGATATTTGCTTTCGGATTGGCCTGGCTTGTTACTCTTCCTATTGGAGTCATTCAAGCAACCACGAATCAG CAACCTGGATACGATATTATAGCACAATTCATGATTGGATACGTGCTTCCTGGAAAGCCCATTGCTAACCTGCTTTTCAAGATATATGGGCGAATAAGCACTATCCATGccctttccttcctctctgaCCTCAAACTTGGACATTACATGAAGATTCCACCAAGGTGCATGTACACTGCTCAG CTTGTGGGAACTGTGGTTgctggaatcatgaaccttgcggTGGCATGGTGGATGCTAGAAAGCATCGAGAACATTTGTGATGTCGAAGCACTGCACCCTGATAGCCCATGGACTTGCCCGAAATACCGAGTGACATTTGATGCTTCAGTAATATGGGGCCTCATCGGGCCCGGCCGCCTCTTCGGGCATGGTGGTTTATATCGGAATTTAGTGTGGTTGTTCCTCATTGGAGCATTCTTGCCCGTCCCTGTGTGGGTACTAAGCAAGATATTCCCAGAGAAGAAGTGGATTCCTCTGATCAATATACCAGTCATCTCTTATGGTTTTGCTGGAATGCCTCCGGCGACCCCAACAAACATAGCAAGCTGGCTTATCACTGGAACCATATTCAACTACTTTGTTTTCCGGTACAGGAAGGGGTGGTGGCAGAAGTACAACTATGTACTGTCAGCAGCATTGGATGCGGGTACAGCATTCATGGGGGTGCTTCTGTTCTTTGCTCTCCAGAACGAGAACAGGAATTTGAGTTGGTGGGGCACAGAGCTTGACCACTGCCCACTGGCTTCATGCCCCACTGAGCCAGGAATTTCAGTTAAGGGATGTCCAGTCTTCTAG